From one Armatimonadota bacterium genomic stretch:
- the dnaA gene encoding chromosomal replication initiator protein DnaA → MATTDPASAQSLWTAAVSRIEGQLGKPSFEVFVKTMRPLGVRGDTVTFAVPNRAAKDWIESRFLGLIQSELRRIAGRPVTVELTVSEGPPPALPSAAREPAPVRTIDGLALSPKYTFETFVVGSGNRFAHAAARAVAEAPGRAYNPLFIYGGVGLGKTHLLQAIGHHVVDHESLHRVAYVSSEKFTNELINSIRDDRMIEFRHKYRNVDVLLIDDIQFLAGKERTQEEFFHTFNTLHEATRQIIITSDKPPKEIPTLEERLRSRFEWGLIADIQPPDLETRIAILRKKAEVDGIHLPDEVAEFIAQRITTNIRELEGALVRVVAYATLTRSAITSTLAEEVLRELLPASRPSAVTIQAIQQAVADYFGIRLEEMRAKRRTKAVAFPRQVAMYLARELTDASLPRIGEAFGGRDHTTVMHACDRVKHALQQDPHLAASLKRLTERLQHGG, encoded by the coding sequence ATGGCCACCACCGACCCCGCCTCCGCGCAGTCGCTGTGGACTGCCGCGGTTTCCCGCATCGAAGGCCAGCTCGGCAAGCCCAGTTTCGAGGTCTTCGTGAAGACCATGCGCCCGCTGGGGGTCCGCGGCGATACGGTCACCTTTGCCGTCCCCAACCGGGCCGCCAAGGACTGGATCGAGTCCCGGTTCCTGGGGCTCATCCAGAGTGAGCTGCGGCGCATCGCCGGACGGCCTGTCACCGTCGAGCTGACGGTGAGCGAAGGCCCACCCCCGGCGCTCCCGTCCGCCGCCCGGGAGCCGGCCCCGGTGCGCACGATCGACGGCCTCGCCCTCTCCCCCAAGTACACCTTCGAGACCTTCGTCGTGGGCAGCGGTAACCGCTTCGCCCACGCCGCCGCCCGTGCGGTCGCCGAAGCGCCCGGACGCGCCTACAACCCCCTGTTCATCTACGGCGGCGTGGGCCTGGGGAAGACCCACCTCCTCCAGGCCATCGGTCATCACGTCGTCGACCACGAATCCCTGCACCGGGTGGCCTACGTCAGCAGCGAGAAGTTCACGAACGAACTCATCAACTCCATCCGCGACGACCGCATGATCGAGTTCCGCCACAAGTACCGCAACGTGGACGTGCTCCTCATCGACGACATCCAGTTCCTGGCGGGCAAGGAACGCACCCAGGAGGAGTTCTTCCACACCTTCAACACGCTGCACGAGGCCACCCGCCAGATCATCATAACGAGCGACAAGCCCCCGAAGGAGATCCCGACCCTGGAAGAGCGCCTGCGCTCGCGCTTCGAGTGGGGCCTCATCGCCGACATCCAGCCCCCCGACCTGGAGACCCGCATCGCCATCTTGCGCAAGAAGGCCGAGGTGGACGGCATCCACCTCCCGGACGAGGTAGCCGAGTTCATCGCCCAGCGGATTACCACGAACATCCGCGAGTTGGAGGGTGCGCTCGTCCGCGTCGTCGCCTACGCGACGCTCACGCGGTCGGCCATCACCAGCACCCTTGCCGAAGAGGTCCTGCGCGAACTCCTGCCCGCCTCCCGACCGTCGGCCGTCACCATCCAGGCCATCCAGCAAGCCGTCGCGGACTACTTCGGCATCCGACTCGAGGAGATGCGGGCCAAGCGCCGAACCAAGGCCGTAGCTTTCCCGCGCCAGGTCGCCATGTACCTGGCGCGAGAGCTGACCGACGCCTCACTCCCCAGGATCGGCGAGGCCTTCGGCGGGCGCGACCACACGACCGTCATGCACGCCTGCGACCGGGTCAAGCACGCATTGCAGCAGGACCCCCATCTGGCGGCCAGTCTCAAACGCCTGACGGAGCGCCTGCAGCACGGTGGATAA
- a CDS encoding DUF721 domain-containing protein, translating into MLTALRDLLTTTARALGVEGALHLARVCEVWEDVVGPLASGAEPVTVRRGVLEVACRHPAVAHELRMRQGEVLEALRRRLPGAALTALRPVVRLGP; encoded by the coding sequence ATGCTTACCGCTCTTCGAGACCTCCTGACGACGACGGCGCGGGCGCTGGGGGTGGAGGGAGCCCTGCACCTGGCCCGGGTGTGCGAGGTGTGGGAGGACGTGGTCGGCCCGCTGGCCTCGGGGGCGGAGCCGGTGACGGTGCGCCGGGGCGTCCTGGAGGTGGCCTGCCGCCACCCCGCCGTCGCCCACGAGCTTCGCATGCGCCAGGGGGAGGTGCTGGAGGCGTTGCGCCGGCGGCTTCCGGGCGCGGCGCTCACCGCCCTCCGCCCCGTCGTCCGCCTGGGTCCGTAG
- the yidD gene encoding membrane protein insertion efficiency factor YidD, producing the protein MTRLVQTMLVAAIRLYQVVLSPLLGKRCRFYPSCSSYALEAVGRHGPWRGSLLAVRRLLRCHPFHPGGYDPVP; encoded by the coding sequence ATGACCCGGCTGGTGCAGACCATGCTGGTAGCTGCCATCCGCCTCTATCAGGTGGTCCTCTCCCCGCTGCTGGGAAAGCGCTGTCGGTTCTACCCCAGCTGCTCCTCCTACGCCCTGGAGGCGGTCGGGCGCCACGGGCCCTGGCGGGGGAGTTTGCTGGCGGTCCGCAGGCTGCTGCGTTGCCACCCCTTCCATCCTGGGGGGTACGACCCGGTCCCATAG
- the gyrA gene encoding DNA gyrase subunit A, with the protein MALEERIIARAIEEEMKTSYLDYAMSVIVSRALPDVRDGLKPVQRRILYGMLELGLRPDAPYKKSARIVGDVMGRYHPHGDAPIYEALVRMAQDWSFRYPLVDPQGNFGSIDGDPPGAQRYTEARLSRLAMELLADIDKETVDFVPNFDESLREPVVLPARVPNLLMNGASGIAVGMATNIPPHNLGEVVDALVALIDDPALPDAELLRYVKGPDFPTGGVILGRDGIKAAYTTGRGSITVRAKVEIEELRGGKTAAVITELPFMVNKAALIQRIAELVRLRKLNGVTDLRDESDRRGLRVVVELRRDVNPQIVRNQLFKHTQLQTTFGAILLALVDGVPRVLTLRELLEHYLAHRRTVVIRRTRHDLARAEARAHILEGLRTALRHLDAVIALIRKARDTAAARDGLMQTFGLSQAQADAILELRLQRLTRLEREKLEEEYRQLLQDIARFTEMLADADAPRPRLIMAAIRQELLEVKERYADARRTRIQAREAEAFEAEDLIPDVDVVITLTRNNYIKRLPLETYRLQRRGGRGVVGATPREEDVVEHLVVTTTHAVLLIFTDRGKVYRLKAHEVPEGGRVARGVALVNLVTIAPDERVTALIALRSFEEEGALFMATARGLVKKTGLMEFIHTRRAGIFAITFEGPDELVGVRHIRKATEVILATRLGRALRFKADLVRETGRTARGVRGIRLRPDDAVVGIADVTEGEALLTLTANGYGKRTRFGQYPLKGRGGFGVVNIRLTKRTGPVVAVRAVDEEDELLIISERGQVLRTPAASVPLVGRAAQGVRVKKLDEGDRLAAVAVISKEA; encoded by the coding sequence GTGGCCCTAGAGGAACGCATCATCGCCCGGGCGATCGAGGAGGAGATGAAGACCTCCTACCTCGACTACGCCATGTCCGTCATCGTCAGCCGGGCGCTGCCCGACGTGCGGGACGGGCTGAAGCCGGTGCAGCGCCGCATCCTCTACGGGATGCTGGAGCTGGGGTTGCGCCCCGACGCCCCCTACAAGAAGAGCGCCCGCATCGTCGGCGACGTCATGGGCCGCTACCACCCGCACGGGGACGCGCCGATCTACGAGGCGCTGGTGCGGATGGCGCAGGACTGGTCCTTCCGCTATCCGCTGGTGGACCCGCAGGGCAACTTCGGCTCCATCGACGGGGACCCCCCGGGGGCCCAGCGGTACACCGAGGCCCGCCTCAGCCGCCTGGCCATGGAGCTGCTGGCGGACATCGACAAGGAGACGGTGGACTTCGTCCCCAACTTCGACGAGTCGCTGCGCGAGCCGGTGGTCCTGCCGGCGCGCGTGCCCAACCTGCTCATGAACGGCGCCAGCGGCATCGCCGTCGGCATGGCCACGAACATCCCGCCCCACAACCTGGGCGAGGTCGTCGACGCCCTGGTGGCCCTCATCGACGACCCGGCGCTGCCCGACGCCGAGCTGCTGCGGTACGTGAAGGGGCCCGACTTCCCCACCGGCGGGGTCATCCTGGGCCGCGACGGCATCAAGGCCGCCTACACGACGGGCCGGGGGAGCATCACCGTGCGGGCCAAAGTGGAGATCGAGGAGCTGCGCGGCGGCAAGACGGCCGCCGTCATCACCGAGCTCCCCTTCATGGTGAACAAGGCCGCGCTCATCCAGCGCATCGCCGAGCTGGTCCGCTTGCGCAAGCTCAACGGCGTCACCGACCTGCGCGACGAGTCGGACCGGCGGGGGCTGCGCGTGGTCGTCGAGCTACGCCGCGACGTCAACCCGCAGATCGTGCGCAACCAGCTCTTCAAGCACACCCAGCTGCAGACGACCTTCGGCGCCATCCTCCTGGCCCTGGTGGACGGCGTGCCGCGCGTGCTGACGCTGCGGGAGCTGTTGGAGCACTACCTGGCGCACCGGCGCACGGTGGTCATCCGCCGCACCCGCCACGACCTGGCGCGGGCGGAGGCGCGCGCCCACATCCTGGAGGGGCTGCGCACCGCCCTGCGGCACCTGGACGCGGTCATCGCCCTCATCCGCAAGGCCCGGGACACCGCCGCAGCCCGCGACGGGCTGATGCAGACCTTCGGCCTCAGCCAGGCCCAGGCCGACGCCATCCTGGAGCTGCGGCTGCAGCGCCTGACCCGCCTGGAGCGGGAGAAGCTCGAGGAGGAGTACCGGCAGCTCCTCCAGGACATTGCCCGCTTCACCGAGATGCTGGCGGACGCCGACGCCCCGCGGCCCCGGCTGATCATGGCGGCCATCCGCCAGGAGCTGCTCGAGGTGAAGGAGCGCTACGCGGATGCGCGGCGCACGCGCATCCAGGCGCGCGAGGCGGAGGCGTTCGAGGCCGAGGACCTCATCCCCGACGTTGACGTCGTCATCACGCTGACGCGGAACAACTACATCAAGCGGCTGCCGCTGGAGACCTACCGGCTGCAGCGGCGCGGCGGCCGGGGGGTCGTGGGCGCCACGCCACGCGAGGAGGACGTCGTCGAGCACCTGGTGGTGACCACCACCCACGCCGTCCTCCTGATCTTCACCGACCGGGGCAAGGTCTACCGCCTGAAGGCCCATGAGGTGCCGGAGGGCGGGCGGGTGGCCCGCGGGGTGGCCCTGGTGAACCTCGTCACCATCGCCCCGGACGAGCGGGTGACGGCGCTCATCGCCCTGCGCTCCTTCGAGGAGGAGGGCGCCCTCTTCATGGCCACCGCACGCGGGCTGGTGAAGAAGACCGGGCTGATGGAGTTCATCCACACGCGGCGGGCCGGGATCTTCGCCATCACCTTCGAGGGGCCGGACGAGCTGGTGGGCGTGCGGCACATCCGGAAGGCCACCGAGGTAATCCTGGCCACCCGCCTGGGGCGGGCCCTGCGGTTCAAGGCCGACCTGGTGCGGGAGACGGGGCGGACCGCGCGCGGCGTGCGCGGCATCCGCCTCCGGCCGGATGACGCCGTCGTGGGGATCGCCGACGTCACCGAGGGGGAGGCGCTCCTCACCCTCACGGCGAACGGGTACGGCAAGCGCACGCGCTTCGGGCAGTACCCGCTGAAGGGGCGGGGCGGATTCGGCGTGGTGAACATCCGGCTCACCAAGCGCACAGGGCCGGTGGTGGCCGTGCGCGCCGTCGACGAGGAGGACGAGCTGTTGATCATCTCCGAGCGGGGCCAGGTGCTGCGCACCCCGGCCGCCTCGGTGCCGCTGGTGGGGCGGGCGGCGCAGGGGGTGCGCGTGAAGAAGCTGGACGAGGGCGACCGTCTGGCCGCGGTGGCGGTGATCTCGAAGGAGGCCTGA
- the dnaN gene encoding DNA polymerase III subunit beta yields MHILSEQAHLLRGVQIVSRAISARTTMPILGNILLETVPDAVKLAATDLELGIQTTVPATVRRRGAITLPARLLQEIVSNLPEGRVELRVEENSTQAEVLAENVTFEIHGLPAADFPLMPEADAPSVATLDSGLLRAMIRQTIFSVSTDETRPFLTGVYFVLDEGEVRLVATDGGRLALRTAPLGGPLRQKLAVIVPAKTMNELARLLPSAGGEVAVALADSQLVFTLPEVRLVSRLISGQFPNYQQVIPQTAKQRLRLSTERFLRAVRRAAITARDSANVVRLSTEAGTLTITSNTPEVGRAVEKVPVQAEGEPVQVAFNARFLLDCLSILETDELVFDLTGPLQPGAIRPVNQPDYVYVLAPVRVYT; encoded by the coding sequence ATGCACATCCTTAGTGAACAGGCTCACTTGCTGCGGGGAGTCCAAATCGTCAGCCGGGCGATCTCGGCCAGGACGACTATGCCGATCCTGGGCAACATTCTGCTCGAAACGGTCCCAGACGCTGTGAAGCTGGCGGCGACCGACTTGGAATTGGGAATCCAGACCACGGTTCCTGCAACGGTCCGCCGCCGCGGAGCCATCACGCTACCGGCCAGGCTGCTACAGGAGATTGTGAGCAATCTGCCTGAAGGGCGCGTCGAGCTCCGAGTCGAGGAAAACAGCACCCAGGCCGAGGTCCTGGCAGAGAACGTGACCTTCGAGATTCATGGGCTGCCGGCCGCGGACTTCCCGCTCATGCCCGAGGCCGATGCGCCATCGGTGGCGACGCTGGACAGCGGGCTCTTGCGCGCGATGATCCGGCAGACCATCTTCTCGGTTTCCACCGACGAGACGCGCCCGTTCCTCACCGGGGTCTACTTCGTCCTCGACGAAGGTGAAGTGCGACTCGTGGCCACGGATGGCGGGCGGCTGGCGCTGCGGACGGCACCGCTGGGGGGACCCCTCCGGCAGAAGCTGGCCGTCATCGTTCCGGCGAAGACCATGAACGAGCTGGCGCGCCTCTTGCCCTCAGCGGGCGGGGAGGTGGCGGTGGCCCTGGCCGACAGCCAGCTCGTCTTCACCCTGCCCGAGGTCCGACTGGTCTCGCGCCTGATCAGCGGGCAGTTCCCCAACTACCAGCAAGTCATCCCGCAGACGGCGAAGCAGCGTCTGCGCCTGTCCACCGAGCGCTTCCTGCGCGCCGTGCGGCGGGCCGCCATCACCGCCCGCGACTCCGCTAACGTGGTGCGTTTGAGCACGGAGGCGGGCACGTTGACGATCACGTCCAACACGCCCGAGGTGGGACGGGCGGTGGAGAAGGTGCCCGTGCAGGCTGAGGGCGAGCCGGTGCAGGTCGCGTTCAACGCCCGGTTCCTGCTGGACTGCCTGAGCATCCTCGAGACCGATGAGTTGGTCTTCGACCTGACCGGACCGCTGCAGCCGGGGGCGATCCGGCCCGTCAACCAGCCCGATTACGTCTACGTGCTGGCTCCGGTGCGGGTCTACACGTGA
- the rpmH gene encoding 50S ribosomal protein L34 — protein sequence MVKRTYQPKRRRRQRVHGFLARMRTPGGRRVLKRRRAKGRRRIAL from the coding sequence ATGGTCAAACGGACTTATCAACCGAAACGGCGGCGGCGTCAGCGCGTCCACGGGTTTCTGGCCCGGATGCGAACTCCGGGGGGGCGCAGGGTGTTGAAGCGCCGTCGTGCCAAGGGTCGCCGCCGCATCGCTCTTTGA
- a CDS encoding site-2 protease family protein, with product MEPRLAPMGRNGDGRAATPPGPTLGAWLRALGVLSATVLVHEAAHAVAARRAGGRVQEVGIGFGPRLLAREVDGTTISLRPVLVGGFAAIDIERLPPHRRIPVLLAGPLANLLLGLLLLPRRISPEVRRAMAVERRPGGARGPRVQLAGIVGALGLLLRAGTPESLRVLAAQINLSVGLANLLPLAPLDGGHLALAQMEARGVPEVGRHLFRHTTAVLFFWLLLHIFLNDLRRLLGQSGSPSSS from the coding sequence GTGGAGCCGCGGCTGGCGCCGATGGGACGGAACGGAGACGGCCGTGCGGCGACGCCGCCGGGGCCCACGCTGGGCGCCTGGCTGCGGGCGCTGGGGGTGCTCTCGGCCACCGTGCTCGTCCACGAGGCGGCCCACGCGGTGGCGGCGCGCCGGGCGGGCGGGCGCGTCCAGGAGGTGGGCATCGGCTTCGGGCCGCGCCTGCTGGCGCGCGAGGTGGACGGGACCACGATCAGCCTCCGCCCCGTTCTCGTGGGTGGCTTCGCCGCCATCGACATCGAGCGCCTGCCGCCCCACCGGCGCATCCCCGTCCTGCTGGCCGGCCCGCTGGCCAACCTCCTGCTGGGCCTGCTCCTCCTCCCCCGCCGCATCAGCCCGGAGGTGCGGCGGGCCATGGCGGTGGAGCGCCGCCCCGGGGGCGCGCGGGGACCGCGCGTGCAGCTGGCGGGGATCGTCGGAGCGCTCGGGCTGCTGCTGCGCGCGGGGACGCCGGAGAGCCTGCGCGTGCTGGCCGCGCAGATCAACCTGAGCGTGGGACTGGCCAACCTCCTGCCGCTGGCGCCGCTGGACGGCGGGCACCTGGCGCTGGCGCAGATGGAGGCGCGAGGGGTCCCCGAGGTGGGCCGCCACCTCTTCCGCCACACCACCGCCGTCCTCTTCTTCTGGCTCCTCCTGCACATCTTCCTGAACGACCTCCGCCGCCTGCTGGGCCAGAGCGGATCGCCCTCGTCCTCCTGA
- a CDS encoding ATP-binding protein, whose translation MSVEPTTIRDALRRLREAARGGAEDAEVDPEVRLAVYDSPLATPRVISLTGGDLKALIDDLATTTYTQSQARGGRIPFVVIREIVENLIHAYFHNAVISILDDGNTIRIADQGPGIRDKERALLPGFTTASAEMRRYIRGVGSGLPVAREQLTFLGGTLTLEDNLDGGTVVTLSLARPAAPPGPPAGRRPDPAELTSRQKKILLLIGELGAAGPTSIAKELDISHSTAYRELVALESLGLVQHRGSGKRTLTEDGIAHLGAIFTS comes from the coding sequence ATGTCGGTTGAGCCGACGACGATCCGTGATGCCCTCCGCCGGCTGCGGGAAGCAGCCAGGGGAGGCGCGGAGGATGCCGAGGTCGACCCCGAGGTCCGGCTGGCGGTGTACGACTCGCCGCTGGCCACGCCGCGGGTGATCTCGCTGACGGGCGGCGACCTCAAGGCCCTCATCGACGACCTGGCGACGACGACCTACACGCAGTCGCAGGCCCGCGGGGGCCGTATCCCTTTTGTGGTCATCCGGGAGATCGTGGAGAACCTCATCCATGCCTACTTCCACAACGCCGTGATCAGCATCCTCGACGACGGCAACACGATCCGCATCGCCGATCAAGGACCGGGTATCCGCGACAAGGAGCGGGCCCTCCTGCCGGGGTTTACCACCGCCTCCGCCGAGATGCGCCGCTACATCCGCGGCGTGGGCTCGGGCCTGCCCGTCGCCCGCGAGCAACTGACCTTCCTCGGCGGGACCCTGACGCTGGAGGACAACCTGGATGGCGGGACCGTTGTCACCCTCAGCCTGGCGCGCCCGGCCGCGCCCCCCGGCCCGCCGGCCGGGCGACGCCCGGACCCGGCAGAGCTCACGTCCCGGCAGAAGAAGATCCTCCTACTCATTGGCGAGCTGGGCGCGGCCGGACCGACCAGCATCGCCAAAGAGCTGGACATCAGCCACAGCACCGCCTACCGGGAACTCGTCGCCCTCGAGTCGCTCGGCCTCGTGCAGCACCGGGGCTCCGGGAAGCGCACGCTGACCGAGGACGGGATCGCCCACCTGGGAGCCATCTTCACGTCATGA
- the gyrB gene encoding DNA topoisomerase (ATP-hydrolyzing) subunit B, producing MDVNAAATYDAQDIQVLKGLEGVRKRPAMYIGSTGPDGLHHLLYEVVDNAVDEALAGFCTRIEVTLHADGSASVLDNGRGIPVGIIPDVGRPAVEVVLTTLHAGGKFGGGGYKISGGLHGVGVSVVNALSEWLEVEVYREGKTYRQRFQRGEPVSGLHSSPGAPLPSGTLVRFKPDPQVMTALEFNAEVIRRRLEDITYLNAGLEIVLRDERTGATATFKHAGGIRELVQTLNRNRAKLHDPIYSRRERDGTEVEVAIQYNDSYLEHVLTYVNTIPTTEGGTHLVGFRSALTRMLNDYLRRSGLVKNGEVTLTGEDVREGLTAVVSLKLPEPQFEGQTKTKLGNTEVKPLVESIVAETLQEYLETHPTEARRILTKAITAARAREAAKQARELVRRKNALDVSTLPGKLADCVERDPERAELFIVEGESAGGSAKQARDRHFQAILPIQGKILNVEKARMDKILGHEEIRAIVTALGTGIGADFELAKARYGKTILLADADVDGSHIRTLLLTFFYRYMPQLIEHGRVFIAQPPLYRVKGGKEVRYAYSDEERQVIVREFEAAGAKVEVQRYKGLSEMNPEQLWETTMDPRTRTLKRVEVSEAKEAADRLFATLMGEEVEPRRQFIVQYAREVRNLDI from the coding sequence GTGGACGTGAACGCCGCCGCGACCTACGACGCCCAGGACATCCAGGTCCTCAAGGGCCTGGAAGGGGTGCGCAAGCGCCCCGCCATGTACATCGGGTCGACCGGCCCCGACGGGCTCCACCACCTCCTCTACGAAGTGGTGGACAACGCGGTGGACGAGGCCCTGGCGGGGTTCTGCACGCGCATCGAGGTCACCCTGCACGCCGACGGCAGCGCCAGCGTCCTCGACAACGGGCGAGGGATCCCGGTGGGGATCATCCCCGATGTGGGCCGGCCGGCCGTGGAGGTGGTCCTCACCACGCTGCACGCCGGCGGGAAGTTCGGCGGGGGCGGCTACAAGATCTCCGGCGGGCTGCACGGGGTGGGCGTCTCGGTGGTGAACGCCCTCTCCGAGTGGCTCGAGGTGGAGGTCTACCGGGAGGGGAAGACCTATCGGCAGCGCTTCCAGCGCGGCGAGCCGGTGAGCGGGCTGCACAGCAGCCCGGGGGCCCCACTGCCGAGCGGCACGCTGGTGCGCTTCAAGCCCGACCCCCAGGTGATGACCGCGCTGGAGTTCAACGCCGAGGTCATCCGCCGCCGCCTCGAGGACATCACCTACCTGAACGCGGGACTGGAGATCGTGCTGCGGGACGAGCGCACCGGTGCGACGGCCACCTTCAAGCACGCCGGGGGCATCCGCGAGCTCGTCCAGACCCTCAACCGCAACCGGGCCAAGCTGCACGACCCCATCTACAGCCGGCGCGAGCGCGACGGGACCGAGGTGGAGGTGGCGATCCAGTACAACGACTCCTACCTGGAGCACGTCCTCACCTACGTGAACACCATTCCGACCACCGAGGGCGGGACGCACCTGGTGGGCTTCCGGTCCGCCCTGACGCGCATGCTCAACGACTACCTGCGCCGCTCCGGACTGGTGAAGAACGGCGAGGTGACGCTGACGGGGGAGGACGTGCGCGAGGGCCTCACCGCGGTGGTGAGCCTGAAGCTGCCGGAGCCGCAGTTCGAGGGGCAGACGAAGACCAAGCTCGGCAACACCGAGGTCAAGCCGCTCGTCGAGTCCATCGTCGCCGAGACTCTCCAGGAGTACCTGGAGACCCACCCCACCGAGGCGCGGCGCATCCTCACCAAGGCCATCACCGCCGCGCGGGCGCGCGAGGCGGCCAAGCAGGCCCGCGAGCTGGTGCGCCGCAAGAACGCCCTGGACGTCTCCACCCTGCCGGGGAAGCTGGCCGACTGCGTGGAGCGCGACCCGGAGCGGGCCGAGCTCTTCATCGTCGAGGGGGAGTCGGCCGGCGGGTCGGCCAAGCAGGCCCGGGACCGGCACTTCCAGGCGATCCTGCCCATCCAGGGGAAGATCCTCAACGTCGAGAAGGCGCGGATGGACAAGATCCTCGGGCACGAGGAGATCCGCGCCATCGTCACCGCGCTGGGCACCGGGATCGGGGCGGACTTCGAGCTGGCCAAGGCCCGCTACGGCAAGACGATCCTCCTGGCCGACGCCGACGTCGACGGCAGCCACATCCGCACGCTCCTGCTCACCTTCTTCTACCGGTACATGCCGCAGCTCATCGAGCACGGGCGGGTGTTCATCGCCCAGCCGCCGCTCTACCGGGTCAAGGGCGGGAAGGAGGTCCGCTACGCCTACTCCGACGAGGAGCGGCAGGTGATCGTGCGGGAGTTCGAGGCGGCGGGGGCGAAGGTGGAGGTGCAGCGCTACAAGGGGCTCAGCGAGATGAACCCCGAGCAGCTGTGGGAGACGACCATGGACCCGCGCACGCGCACGCTCAAGCGCGTCGAGGTCTCGGAGGCGAAGGAGGCGGCCGACCGGCTCTTCGCCACCCTCATGGGCGAGGAGGTCGAGCCGCGCCGCCAGTTCATCGTGCAGTACGCCCGCGAGGTCCGGAACCTGGACATTTGA
- the recF gene encoding DNA replication and repair protein RecF (All proteins in this family for which functions are known are DNA-binding proteins that assist the filamentation of RecA onto DNA for the initiation of recombination or recombinational repair.): MKVRTLTLRHFRNYRQADLAFGEGLHLVFGANAQGKSNLLEALHLALTGRSARAGRDVDLMTFGAEAARVRVGLERERAGRLEEVDLLLLREGERALRRLRVNGVPGSRRVLSGRVGSVLAAPEDLAVVTGPPALRRRFLDAALVQLSPAYHDLLARYLRVVEQRNRLLRMGRLEGVEPWDAQLVDLGARLTARRRAYVERLAPRAAAWYAMLAGREEPLRVEYAPAWAGSEEALPGVAEAALRAVRRAEAARRVTLTGPHRDDLRLAVAGCDLRTFGSRGQQRAAALALRVAEYEVAREEWGEAPILLLDDVVAELDPTRRDRLLGVLGEGQAILALTTVGARALDRPVRLYQVEAGTVREVACLPLFETS; encoded by the coding sequence GTGAAGGTCCGCACGCTCACCCTGCGCCACTTTCGCAACTACCGGCAGGCGGACCTGGCCTTCGGAGAGGGGTTGCACCTGGTCTTCGGCGCCAACGCTCAAGGCAAGTCTAACCTGCTGGAGGCGCTGCATCTGGCCCTGACCGGCCGCTCGGCGCGGGCGGGGAGGGACGTGGACCTGATGACTTTTGGGGCGGAGGCGGCGCGGGTGCGGGTCGGGCTGGAGCGGGAGCGGGCGGGCCGACTGGAGGAGGTCGACCTCCTGCTCCTCCGCGAGGGGGAGCGGGCGCTCAGACGCCTGCGCGTGAACGGGGTCCCGGGCAGCCGCCGCGTGCTGTCGGGACGGGTGGGCAGCGTGCTGGCCGCGCCCGAGGACCTGGCGGTCGTGACCGGTCCCCCGGCCCTGCGCCGGCGTTTCCTCGACGCCGCGCTCGTCCAGCTCAGCCCCGCCTACCACGACCTGCTCGCCCGGTACCTCCGGGTGGTGGAGCAGCGCAACCGGCTCCTCCGGATGGGGCGCCTCGAGGGCGTGGAGCCCTGGGACGCCCAGCTCGTGGACCTGGGGGCGCGGCTGACGGCGCGCCGCCGTGCGTACGTGGAGCGACTGGCCCCGCGGGCCGCCGCCTGGTACGCGATGCTGGCCGGGCGGGAGGAACCCTTGCGCGTGGAGTACGCTCCGGCCTGGGCCGGGTCCGAGGAGGCGTTGCCCGGGGTGGCGGAGGCCGCTCTCCGCGCGGTGCGGCGGGCGGAGGCGGCCAGGCGCGTGACGCTCACCGGGCCCCACCGGGACGACCTCCGCCTGGCCGTGGCCGGGTGCGACCTGCGGACGTTCGGATCCCGGGGGCAGCAGCGCGCCGCGGCGCTCGCGCTGCGCGTCGCGGAGTACGAAGTGGCCCGGGAAGAGTGGGGGGAGGCGCCGATCCTCTTACTGGACGACGTGGTGGCCGAGCTGGACCCAACCCGGCGGGACCGCCTCCTGGGGGTGCTGGGGGAGGGTCAGGCCATCCTGGCGCTGACGACGGTGGGGGCGCGGGCGCTCGACCGCCCGGTCCGGCTCTACCAGGTCGAGGCGGGAACGGTCCGGGAGGTGGCATGCTTACCGCTCTTCGAGACCTCCTGA